In Boudabousia tangfeifanii, the DNA window CATGGGGTCGAAGCTGTTGATGTGGTTGGGATTGCCTTTAGCCATTGTGTTTTTGAGACTGCTAAATCAGCATTTGAAGCAGGCTTTGCAACTAGAATTCTGCGGGATCTGACCGTTGGGGTTACGCCCGAGCTGGAGGCGCAAACTGAAGCAAAGCTAGCTGAACTTCAGATTCCTTATGTGCCGGCCCAAATGGCACTCAACTAGCATCTGGGATTTTTCCGAGGGAACTGGAACGAAGTTGCTCGTAAATTTCTTAAACAAATAGCGCTACTAGCGACCTATGAAGGTGTTAGTAGCGCTATTTGTTTAAGCTTCGTATGCAGCAAGATCTGTTTAGTTCGCAGGCAGGTTGACAGGCGAGAAAAGCAAATAGCCTGTCAGAGACCGTCCGGTGGAAGCTATCGGACTCTTGTGTCTTAGCCGTTTGCTTCAGAGTGTAGAACTGCCTCGTATAGTTCGTTTTTCGAGACCCCAGCTGCTGCGGCTACTTGTTTCACGGCAGCTTTGGTCTTAAGGCCGTCTTCTCTAAGTTCTTCAACTTGAGCAACCAGTTTTTCGATAGAAACTTCGGCCTCGGGGGCACCGGCTACGACTAGACTAATTTCACCTAGTACTTCGCCTTTGGTGGCGGCCACGAGTTCAGCAAGAGTCCCGCGTTTCACCTCTTCATAGGTCTTGGTAAGTTCGCGGCACAGAGCGGCTTTACGTTCGGCCCCAAAATGGTTAACCATTACTTCGAGTGTGCCGTGGACGCGCTTAGGGGATTCGAAAAACACCATAGTGCGTTCTTCTTTAGCTAGGGATGCGATCTGACGTTCGCGTGCGCTGTCTTTACGCGACAGGAAGCCTTCAAAGGTGAATCGATCTGTTGGGAGACCGGAAAGGGCTAGCGAGGTGAGAACTGCCGAGGGGCCGGGAATGACCGACATGGGAATGTTACGTTCCAACGCAATCTGGGTTAGGTTATAGCCTGGGTCGGAAACAGTGGGCATACCGGCATCAGAAATAACGAGGACGCGGGAGCCGTTCTGTGCGGCTTCAACTAGTTGTGCTGCTTTCTCTCGTTCGTTGTGCTCATGCAGGGAGATTAACCGACCGTTGATTCGTAGCTCGAGCCGATTCGCAAGGTTGAGTGCTCTACGGGTGTCCTCTGCCGCGACTAGATCCGCTTGGCTGAGGGCTTGCCTGAGACGACTAGAAGCGTCCAAGGTATTGCCAATAGGGGTACAAGCAAGCCAGATAGAACCGGCGGGTTGTACGGGAAGACTTCGCTGTGTATCCATATCTCTCTAACCTTAAAAATAAAACCGTGCCAATTCTAACAGGATAAATGAATCTTAGTTTGGTTTTAAAAGTGGTGGACTTAGGGGATCAGGAATTAAGAGAACCCCAGAGCAACTGGCTTTGGGGTTCTCTGGGGTGGTGTGTTGTTTTTGGGTGTGTTTTTGGGGCCCCCCAGCACGTGTTGTGTTGGGGGGCCCTGTTGTGGTTTGGTGTGGCGGTGTCCTACTCTCCCACAACCTGGCGGTTGCAGTACCATTGGCGCTGGCGGGCTTAGCTTCCGGGTTCGGAATGGTTGCCGGGCGTTTCCCCGCCGCTATGACCACCACAAGTCTTTTATTCTTTTTTGTGGTTTGGTGTGGTTGGTTGTTAGCCGTATAGTGGACGCGTTTTTTGTTTTGTGTTGGTGTTTTGTTGTTTAGTTGTTGGCTGATTAGTACCGGTCGGCTTGTTGAACACATTGCTGTGCTTCCACGTCCGGCCTATCTACCCAGTAGTCTGCTGGGAGCCTCAAAAGAAACCTTATCTTGAAGCAGGCTTCCCGCTTAGATGCTTTCAGCGGTTATCCTTTCCGAACGTAGCTAACCAGCGATGCACCTGGCGGTACAACTGGCACACCAGAGGTTCGTCCGTCCCGGTCCTCTCGTACTAGGGACAGGTCTTCTCAAGTTTCGTGCGCGCGCAGCGGATAGGGACCGAACTGTCTCACGACGTTCTAAACCCAGCTCGCGTACCGCTTTAATGGGCGAACAGCCCAACCCTTGGGACCTACTCCAGCCCCAGGATGCGACGAGCCGACATCGAGGTGCCAAACCATGCCGTCGATATGGACTCTTGGGCAAGATCAGCCTGTTATCCCCGGGGTACCTTTTATCCGTTGAGCGACACCCCTTCCACAAGGTGGTGCCGGATCACTAGTTCCTGCTTTCGCACCTGCTCGACTTGTCAGTCTCGCAGTCAAGCTCCCTTGTGCACTTACACTCGCCACCTGATTACCAACCAGGCTGAGGGAACCTTTGAGCGCCTCCGTTACTTTTTGGGAGGCAACCGCCCCAGTTAAACTACCCACCAGGCACTGTCCCTGGTCCGGATTACGGACCGAGGTTGAGATGCGCACTTGAACCAGAGTGGTATTTCAACATTGACTCCCCAACCACTGGCGTGGCTGGTTCATAGTCTCCCACCTATCCTACACAAGTCCAAGCGAGCACCAATACCAAGCTATAGTAAAGGTCCCGGGGTCTTTCCGTCCTGCTGCGCGTAACGAGCATCTTTACTCGTAGTGCAATTTCGCCGAGTTCATGGTCGAGACAGCAGAGAAGTCGTTACGCCATTCGTGCAGGTCGGAACTTACCCGACAAGGAATTTCGCTACCTTAGGATGGTTATAGTTACCACCGCCGTTTACTGGGGCTTAAATTCACAGCTTCACCAACCGAGGTTGGTTGACCGTTCCTCTTAACCTTCCAGCACCGGGCAGGCGTCAGTGCGTATACATCGACTTGCGTCTTCGCACGCACCTGTGTTTTTAGTAAACAGTCGCTTCTCTCAATTCTCTGCGACCACATTCCGCTGCCAACCGCAAGGGTTTTGACGGGTGTGGTCCCCCTTCTCCCGAAGTTACGGGGGCATTTTGCCGAGTTCCTTAACCATGATTATCTCGATCGCCTCGGTATACTCTACCTGACTACCTGTGTCGGTTTGGGGTACGGGCGGTTCTAACCCTCACGTCGAGGTTTTTCTTGGCACCACAGGATCACTCTCTTCCAACAATAGTTGTCATCATCAGCTCTCACCCTTGTGCCACCCGGATTTGCCAAGGTGGCGGGCTGCGGCTTTAAACGTACAATTCCATCTGTACGCGGAAGCTACCACTGTGCGTCACCCCTGTTAATACGCTTGCCTACTACCAAACCTGGTCCCAACACAAAAAACTGGTCAAACAATCCGAAGAAAGTAAGACAGTCCAAAGTGGAGGTTAGTATGTTTGATTCAGCATGGGCGGTTTAGAACCGGTACCAGAATATAAACTGGTTATCCATCGACTACGCCTGTCGGCCTCGCCTTAGGTCCCGACTAACCCAGGGCAGATTAGCTTAACCCTGGAACCCTTAGTCAATCGGCGGACAAGTTTTTCACTTGTCATTCGCTACTCATGCCTGCATTCTCACTCCCATGTCGTCCACCATGGTTCACACCAGGGCTTCTGCCAACATGGGACGCTCCCCTACCCATCACAACGCCTGAACCACGAAGGCTTAGCTAAAGTTGTGATGCCACGGTTTCGGCGGTGTACTTGAGCCCCGCTAAATTGTCGGCGCGGAATCACTTGACCAGTGAGCTATTACGCACTCTTTCAAGGGTGGCTGCTTCTAAGCCAACCTCCTGGTTGTCTGAGCAACTCCACATCCTTTCCCACTTAGCACACGCTTAGGGGCCTTAACCGATGGTCTGGGCTGTTTCCCTCTCGACTACGGAGCTTATCCCCCGCAGTCTCACTGCCGCGCTATCACCTTACCGGCATTCGGAGTTTGGCAGATCTCAGTAACCTGTGAGGGCCCATTGACCAACCAGTAGCTCTACCTCCGGTAAGAAACACGCGACGCTGCACCTAAATGCATTTCGGGGAGAACCAGCTATCACGGAGTTTGATTGGCCTTTCACCCCTACCCACAGCTCATCCCCCCAGTTTTCAACCTAGGTGGGTTCGGTCCTCCACGACGTCTTACCATCGCTTCAACCTGGCCATGGGTAGATCACCCCGCTTCGGGTCTAGAGCACGCGACTATAACGCCCTATTCAGACTCGCTTTCGCTACGGCTTCCCCACACGGGTTAACCTTGCCACGCACCGCTAACTCGCAGGCTCATTCTTCAAAAGGCACGCCATCACCCCTAAGGGCTTTGACGGCTTGTAGGCATCCGGTTTCAGGTACTATTTCACTCCCCTCCCGGGGTACTTTTCACCATTCCCTCACGGTACTATGCACTATCGGTCACCAGAAAGTATTCAGGCTTACCCAGTGGTCTGGGCAGATTCACACGAGATTTCACGGGCCCCGTGCTACTTGGGAAACAAAACACGCAGGTGACACCACTTCAGTTACGCGACTTACACGCACTATGGTAGGCCATTCAATGCCTTTCACTTACAATGTCACTTTGTAACTACGCCACCAACCGGCAGACTGGTGATGTTTGCTCCCACAACCCCGCTAACGCAACCCCTGCCGGGTAATCACACGCTAACGGTTTGGCCATCATTCGCGTTCGCTCGCCACTACTAACGAAATATCTTTTCCTACGGGTACTGAGATGTTTCACTTCCCCGCGTTCCCTCCTACACCCTATGTATTCAGATGCAGGTAACCAGACATTACTCTGGCTGGGTTCCCCCATTCGGACATCCCCGGATCAACGCTTATTCGCCAACTCCCCGAGGCTTATCGCAGGCCATAACGTCCTTCATCGGCTCCTGGTACCAAGGCATCCACCGAATGCCCTTAAAAACTAAACAAACCAGAACACAAAATCAAAAATGTTTAAGTATCAATTAAGATGCTCGCGTCCACTATACAGTTAACAAACAACCACGCCCCAACCCCAAAACACAAACCAAACAAAACATTTGATAACAGTTCGTGTTTTAAAGAAAAGCGCAAGAACAAAACCCTAAAACGGTTTATTGTTCCATAACCCGACAGCATCCTCGTTTTGTTAAATGCCAACCCACAGTTTCAAAGGTTGAAAAAAAGGTACACAACCAAACAACCACTAGCGTCAAACACCACCCAAACAAACCAAAAACCAAAGCCCCAAACAAACATGGGAAACAAACCCCGGTAATCAGCCCAAAAGAGCAACTAAACTAGCAGCCAAACGCTTGGCCATAAAAATAAAATCTAAGAAATCCTTAGAAAGGAGGTGATCCAGCCGCACCTTCCGGTACGGCTACCTTGTTACGACTTCGTCCCAATCGCTAATCCCACCTTCGACCACTCCCTCCCGCAAGCGGGTTGGGCCATGGGCTTCGGGTGTTACCAACTTTCGTGACGTGACGGGCGGTGTGTACAAGGCCCGAGAACGTATTCACCGCAGCATTGCTGATCTGCGATTACTAGCGACTCCGCCTTCATGGGGTCGAGTTGCAGACCCCAATCCGAACTGAGACCGGCTTTAAGGGATTCGCTCAACCTTACGATATCGCAACCCTCTGTACCGGCCATTGTAGCATGCGTGAAGCCCAAGACATAAGGGGCATGATGATTTGACGTCATCCCCACCTTCCTCCGAGTTAACCCCGGCAGTCTCTCGCGAGTCCCCACCCGAAGTGCTGGCAACACGAGACAAGGGTTGCGCTCGTTGCGGGACTTAACCCAACATCTCACGACACGAGCTGACGACAACCATGCACCACCTGTACACCAGTCCGAAGACCACCACATCTCTGCAGTGTTCCAGTGCATGTCAAGCCTTGGTAAGGTTCTTCGCGTTGCATCGAATTAATCCGCATGCTCCGCCGCTTGTGCGGGCCCCCGTCAATTCCTTTGAGTTTTAGCCTTGCGGCCGTACTCCCCAGGCGGGGCACTTAATGCGTTAGCTACGGCGCAGAAAACCAAACGGCCCCCCACACCTAGTGCCCAACGTTTACAGCGTGGACTACCAGGGTATCTAATCCTGTTCGCTCCCCACGCTTTCGCTTCTCAGCGTCAGTAACGGCCCAGAGACCTGCCTTCGCCATCGGTGTTCCTCCTGATATCTGCGCATTCCACCGCTACACCAGGAATTCCAGTCTCCCCTACCGCACTCTAGTTTGCCCGTACCCACCGCAAGCCAACAGTTAAGCTGCTGGTTTTCACGACAGACGCGACAAACCGCCTACAAGCTCTTTACGCCCAATAATTCCGGACAACGCTTGCGCCCTACGTATTACCGCGGCTGCTGGCACGTAGTTAGCCGGCGCTTCTTCTGCAAGTACCGTCAAACAATCCAAAAATTGCCCTGCGTCCTTACTGAAAGAGGTTTACAACCCGAAGGCCGTCATCCCTCACGCGGCGTCGCTGCATCAGGCTTGCGCCCATTGTGCAATATTCCCCACTGCTGCCTCCCGTAGGAGTCTGGGCCGTATCTCAGTCCCAGTGTGACCGGTCACCCTCTCAGGCCGGCTACCCGTCAAAGCCTTGGTAGGCCATCACCCCACCAACAAGCTGATAGGCCGCGAGCCCATCCCCCACCAGAAAAACCTTTCCACACCAAAACATGCGCCCTGATGTGAATATCCAGTATTAGACATCGTTTCCAATGCTTATCCCAAAGAAGGGGGCAGGTTACTCACGTGTTACTCACCCGTTCGCCACTAATCCACGGTGCAAGCACCGCTTCATCGTTCGACTTGCATGTGTTAAGCACGCCGCCAGCGTTCGTCCTGAGCCAGGATCAAACTCTCCGAACAAAAAACTTTATCCAGAAAGAAAAAACCACCAAAAAACGGTGGCAATCCCAACCAAAAAACAAAAAAACTGCGTAAACAAAAAACAAAACAAAAACACTATCGAGTTATCAAACAACAAACCCACAACCAACAAAACCAAGCAAAACACTCGGCCCCATCAGAAAGAATCAGGCTTTATCGCCGAGTCACAATCTTAGTCCAACAAAACAAACAATGTCAAACCAAAAACCAGCGACCCTCATCACATCCAACCAAACAGGCCTTCAATGACAACCACACTTCACAAACGCTCCGTGTCGGCAACGAGGAGATACTCTACCACCAAACACCCCAGGGTGCGCAAACTGAAAAAACACCCCTTCTTTTCAATCCCCAAAATGGCGGTATTTTTTCTCTTTTTTCGTCTACTACGTCAACTCCTAGTTCTGCTTTTCTTCGCTCTAAATTCCAGTTTTTTACCCCTGTTCACTGGCTCACTTTTCCATAGTTGCTCATTTCCTTAGACCTAGCTTTCCGCTATTTTCCGCGCTTTTCACCAACTTTATTCGCATTGAGTTAGCTGGCACACGTCTGATTTGCACTCTCCCCTAGCCGCCGATTGCCCGTTACTACCAATCGAAATTGCAGATACAAAAGAGCTGGTAACTACCAGCACGGTAGTTACCAGCTCAAAAGCTAACCAGAATAAGTAGGTGATTAATGCTCAGCTACGGTTTCCTGGAATATAGGTTTCAGTTAATGGCATGGATGAGTCCGGAGCAAAATCCCAGTCCGAAGGTGCCAGCCCAGCCGCTACTAGATTTGATCCTAAGGCGGCAATCTGTGCTCCATTGTCAGTGCAGTACTTAAGCGGAGGCATCCGCACTTCAATGCCGGCGGCACTAGCCCGTTCGTCTAGCAAGGAACGCAAGCGGGAGTTTGCCGAGAAACCACCACCGATAACAATGGTTTTGACATCATGGGCTTGGCAAGCCGCGATCGCCTTGCTAGTCAGCGAGTCATTTACAGCTTCGCTAAAGGCAGCGCAGATATCTTCGACGGGTAGCTCCTCACCCTGCTTCTGCAAGGTTTCAATGTAACGTGCTACTGCCGTCTTGAGTCCTGAGAAAGAGAAGTCGTAAGGATGCTCTTTCAAATCTTTAGGACGGGAAAGCCCACGCGGGAACTTAATAGCTTCGGGATTTCCCTGCTGAGAAAGACGATCCACGTGGGGACCGCCAGGGTATGGCAAACCGAGAAGACGACCAACCTTATCGAAGGCTTCCCCGGCAGCGTCATCCAAGGTGCCGCCAAGTTCCACGATATCGGTAGCGATGTCGTTGACCAGCAGCAAATTCGAGTGTCCCCCCGAAACCACAAGTCCGACAAAACGCTCAGGGAATTCTCCATGCACTAGTTGGTCAACCGCTAGATGACCAACTACGTGGTTTAAACCGTAAAGAGGTTTTCCCAATGCCGAAGCCAATGATTTCGCAGCACAGTTACCAACCGTTAGGGAACCAATCAAGCCAGGGCCAGCAGAACAAGCGATAGCGTCAACTTCGGAAAGTTCCACCCCAGCTTTTTCTAGTGCTGACTCTAAGGTAGGCAAAAAAGATTCTAAGTGAGCTCGTGAAGCGATTTCGGGAATGATTCCCCCGTATCGGGCGTGCTGGTCCATCGAAGAGGCAGTCACGTCAACTAGCAGTTCATGGCCACGAACCAGAGCAACACCAGTTTCATCACAAGTGGACTCTACCCCTAAAACTAGTGGCAGATTTTCCTTGGTGCTCATCTTTTCCTTCTTTCTAACCAAAGATTCCAAATAAAAAGTGCTCCCGTTTCAGTGAGGTGGCGTCCTCGGCAAGAAAGTATC includes these proteins:
- the rsmI gene encoding 16S rRNA (cytidine(1402)-2'-O)-methyltransferase; translated protein: MDTQRSLPVQPAGSIWLACTPIGNTLDASSRLRQALSQADLVAAEDTRRALNLANRLELRINGRLISLHEHNEREKAAQLVEAAQNGSRVLVISDAGMPTVSDPGYNLTQIALERNIPMSVIPGPSAVLTSLALSGLPTDRFTFEGFLSRKDSARERQIASLAKEERTMVFFESPKRVHGTLEVMVNHFGAERKAALCRELTKTYEEVKRGTLAELVAATKGEVLGEISLVVAGAPEAEVSIEKLVAQVEELREDGLKTKAAVKQVAAAAGVSKNELYEAVLHSEANG
- the tsaD gene encoding tRNA (adenosine(37)-N6)-threonylcarbamoyltransferase complex transferase subunit TsaD, producing MSTKENLPLVLGVESTCDETGVALVRGHELLVDVTASSMDQHARYGGIIPEIASRAHLESFLPTLESALEKAGVELSEVDAIACSAGPGLIGSLTVGNCAAKSLASALGKPLYGLNHVVGHLAVDQLVHGEFPERFVGLVVSGGHSNLLLVNDIATDIVELGGTLDDAAGEAFDKVGRLLGLPYPGGPHVDRLSQQGNPEAIKFPRGLSRPKDLKEHPYDFSFSGLKTAVARYIETLQKQGEELPVEDICAAFSEAVNDSLTSKAIAACQAHDVKTIVIGGGFSANSRLRSLLDERASAAGIEVRMPPLKYCTDNGAQIAALGSNLVAAGLAPSDWDFAPDSSMPLTETYIPGNRS